Proteins co-encoded in one Arachis hypogaea cultivar Tifrunner chromosome 13, arahy.Tifrunner.gnm2.J5K5, whole genome shotgun sequence genomic window:
- the LOC112737883 gene encoding dolichol kinase EVAN — MSHQGESSDSKSGKKDFSTAILERKKLPNRLVVDEAVDDDNSVVAMHPQTMEKLQLFSGDTILIKGKKRKDTICIALADDNCEEPKIRMNKVVRSNLRVRLGDVVSVHQCHDVKYGKRVHILPIDDTVEGVTGNLFDAYLKPYFLEAYRPVRKGDLFLVQGGMRSVEFKVIETDPGEYCVVAPDTEIFCEGEPVKREDEERLDEVGHDDVGGVRKQMAQIRELVELPLRHPQLFKSIGVKPPKGILLYGPPGSGKTLIARAVANETGAFFFCINGPEIMSKLAGESESNLRKAFEEAEKNAPSIIFIDEIDSIAPKREKTNGEVERRIVSQLLTLMDGLKSHAHVIVIGATNHPNSIDPALRRFGRFDREIDIGVPDEVGRLEVLRIHTKNMKLSDEVDLERISKDTHGYVGADLAALCTEAAHTERVVKDKVLVFNFTDVGKLPSPVLNGERAVVLFFIAHILFSLPFSLLLSHGVPLSFLALAASFIEISYDAAASSSSLFCTRRGASSGILLGAVTLPALLLSKLTQLSRGFSSAQVNLQEIHYMTLQYWATSATSFVVLVFLSFVLSHRTPLSRKDWGLGFGLCFLFLQASLCFLALASTSSQSGLQLACKLSWVLGHGLAAVMLIQHFLGTFPSCASIGEALLVTAGIVLYFGDMLLLTVMRLCGLLMSSDLVTAEYETSRSEIGIIIQGVLLGLLLYPIPFKYILRVWEWSTNTASAESRRYSEIRRSVIFFSLFVLVMVGIVPLWMQFVHEFHLHPILWVLSFVLSDPFKRLSLCIYWVCVICLSVLYVYDISKNSRVERILLRKYYHLLAVLMFVPALILQPEFLDLGFGAALAVFLTLEIIRIWRIWPLGQPIHQFMNAFTDHRDSDFLILSHFSLLLGCALPIWLSSGYNDRPLAPFAGILSLGIGDTMASLIGHKYGVLRWSKTGKKTIEGTAAGITSVLASCWLLLLLLASSGHIFTQNWFSLLLSVTVSGLLEAYTAQLDNAFIPLFFYSLLCL; from the exons ATGTCTCACCAGGGCGAATCATCCGACTC GAAATCGGGGAAGAAGGACTTCTCCACCGCGATTCTCGAACGCAAGAAGTTGCCGAACAGATTGGTCGTCGATGAAGCCGTCGACGATGATAATTCCGTCGTGGCCATGCACCCACAGACAATGGAAAAACTCCAACTTTTCAGCGGCGATACTATTCTCATCAAG GGAAAGAAACGGAAGGACACTATTTGCATTGCACTTGCTGATGACAATTGCGAGGAGCCCAAAATCAGGATGAACAAGGTTGTGAGATCCAATTTGAGGGTTCGTCTTGGTGATGTTGTGTCTGTGCATCAGTGCCATGATGTTAAGTATGGGAAACGAGTCCACATTCTGCCTATTGACGATACTGTCGAAGGTGTCACTGGAAATCTGTTTGATGCTTACTTGAAAC CTTATTTCTTGGAGGCTTATCGCCCTGTCAGAAAAGGAGATTTATTCCTTGTCCAAGGAGGGATGAGAAGTGTAGAGTTCAAGGTCATTGAAACTGATCCTGGGGAGTATTGTGTGGTTGCTCCAGACACTGAAATTTTCTGTGAAGGTGAACCCGTGAAACGGGAGGATGAAGAAAGGCTGGATGAAGTTGGACACGATGATGTGGGTGGTGTTAGGAAGCAAATGGCACAGATCCGTGAGCTTGTAGAGCTTCCACTGAGACATCCTCAGCTTTTTAAGTCGATTGGTGTTAAGCCACCCAAGGGAATTTTGCTCTATGGACCCCCTGGCTCTGGTAAGACACTAATAGCAAGAGCTGTTGCTAATGAAACCGGagctttcttcttttgtattaatGGTCCAGAGATTATGTCCAAATTGGCCGGAGAGAGTGAAAGCAATCTCAGGAAAGCATTTGAAGAAGCAGAAAAGAATGCTCCATCCATCATATTTATTGATGAGATTGATTCGATTGCACCCAAGCGGGAGAAGACAAATGGTGAAGTTGAAAGGAGGATTGTTTCACAACTTTTGACTCTTATGGACGGATTGAAGTCTCATGCACATGTTATTGTTATTGGTGCAACAAATCATCCAAATAGCATTGACCCAGCATTAAGAAGGTTTGGTAGATTTGATAGAGAAATTGACATTGGTGTTCCTGATGAAGTCGGTCGACTTGAAGTCCTTCGCATACATACCAAGAACATGAAGCTTTCTGATGAG GTTGATTTGGAGAGAATATCAAAAGATACTCATGGGTATGTTGGTGCCGACCTTGCTGCTCTTTGCACTGAAGCTGCTCATACTGAGAGAGTGGTTAAAGACAAAGTCTTGGTGTTCAATTTTACTGATGTGGGAAAACTTCCCTCTCCTGTTCTTAACGGCGAGAGAGCCGTTGTGCTATTCTTCATCGCTCATATactcttctctctccctttctctctcttacTCTCCCATGGTGTCCCACTTTCTTTCCTTGCCCTTGCAGCCTCCTTCATTGAGATCAGCTACGACGCTgccgcttcttcctcttccctcTTCTGCACCAG ACGCGGTGCTTCTTCCGGAATCCTCCTCGGCGCCGTGACTCTCCCTGCTCTTCTACTCTCCAAGTTGACGCAATTATCAAGAGGATTCTCATCGGCACAAGTTAATCTTCAAG AGATTCACTATATGACATTGCAATACTGGGCAACATCTGCCACCAGCTTCGTGGTGCTCGTGTTCCTCAGTTTTGTTCTGTCGCACCGCACTCCTCTTTCGCGTAAggattggggtttagggtttggctTGTGCTTCTTGTTTTTGCAAGCTTCGCTGTGCTTTCTGGCACTTGCTTCCACCTCCTCCCAAAGTG GCTTGCAACTTGCATGCAAGCTGTCATGGGTCCTTGGTCATGGATTGGCAGCAGTGATGCTAATTCAGCATTTTCTTGGAACTTTTCCATCTTGTGCTTCCATTG GGGAAGCACTTTTGGTGACAGCTGGTATTGTTCTCTATTTTGGTGACATGCTGTTGCTTACTGTTATGAGG CTATGTGGACTACTGATGTCATCAGATTTGGTCACTGCAGAGTATGAAACTAGTCGAAGTGAGATAGGCATCATAATTCAG GGAGTGCTGCTTGGCCTTCTGCTATATCCAATACCTTTCAAATATATTCTTCGTGTATGGGAATGGTCCACAAATACAGCTTCTGCTGAGTCAAGAAGATACAGTGAGATTAGAAGATcggttatttttttttctctctttgtaTTGGTCATGGTTGGGATTGTACCATTATGGATGCAGTTTGTGCATGAATTTCATCTGCATCCTATTCTCTG GGTCCTATCCTTTGTTTTATCAGATCCATTCAAAAGACTATCACTGTGTATCTATTGGGTTTGTGTAATATGTCTCTCTGTGTTATATGTCTATGACATCTCTAAGAACAGTAGAGTTGAGAGAATTCTTCTGCGGAAATACTACCATCTATTGGCTGTCTTGATGTTTGTACCTGCTCTTATCTTACAG CCAGAGTTTcttgatctgggttttggtgcAGCTCTGGCAGTTTTCTTGACGTTAGAAATTATTCGA ATATGGAGAATCTGGCCTTTGGGACAACCAATTCATCAGTTTATGAATGCATTCACTGATCACCGGGATTCTGATTTTCTAATTCTCAG CCACTTCTCACTTTTACTTGGATGTGCACTTCCTATTTGGTTGTCTTCCGGTTACAATGATCGACCCCTTGCTCCTTTTGCGGGAATATTGAGTCTAGGAATTGGAGATACAATG GCATCATTAATTGGGCACAAGTATGGTGTTCTAAGGTGGAGTAAAACTGGCA AGAAAACAATTGAAGGTACTGCAGCTGGTATAACGTCTGTTCTAGCTTCTTGCTGGTTACTCCTTCTATTGTTAGCTTCAAGTGGACACATTTTCACCCAG AATTGGTTCTCGCTGCTTCTATCTGTGACTGTTAGTGGTTTGTTGGAGGCATACACAGCACAACTTGACAATGCATTCATACCACTATTTTTCTATAGCCTTCTATGCTTGTAG
- the LOC140177524 gene encoding uncharacterized protein, with the protein MELLKDYDFELNYHPGKANIVADALSQKSLCAAWMMLREEELLRAFQGLKLRVREEFETLCLSQQISSDFKAELLKVNRMTKNCIRFCRRLNKANGAECQKTRIVYGGMKNDVALHVSKCLTCQKVKIEYQRPSGTLQPLDIPQ; encoded by the exons atggagcttctgaaagacTATGACTTCGAGTTGAACTACCATCCTGGGAAGGCGAATATTGTGGCGGATGCCTTGAGCCAGAAGTCTCTATgtgctgcttggatgatgctacgagAGGAAGAGTTATTAAGAGCATTCCAAGGTTTGAAACTGAGGGTTAGAGAAGAGTTTGAGACTCTGTGCTTAAGTCAACAGATTTCTAGTGATTTCAAAGCTGAACTCCTAAAGGTTAACAGAATGACAAAGAATTGTATAAGGTTTTGCCGGCGATTGAACAAGGCAAATGGTGCAGAGTGTCAGAAGACAAGGATTGTTTATGGAG gaatgAAAAATGATGTGGCGTTGCACGTTTCCAAGTGTTTAACTTGCCAGAAAGTTAAGATTGAGTACCAGAGACCATCAGGAACCCTTCAGCCTTTGGATATTCCACAATGA
- the LOC112737884 gene encoding uncharacterized protein, translating into MEITKSSSVIIILLVFVSSLVETNAYYYMNCYGGTRCSGKYIRCPAECPSSVSNDPKAKVCQIDCNKPTCRAVCRHRKPNCNAPGSGCYDPRFIGGDGRVFYFHGKSNQHFSLVSDSNLQINGRFIGHRPANRARDYTWIQALGVLFNSQTLSVEATKTAKWSNEVDHLNLTYNGEFIDLNEVTLSTWFSPSKDIKVERVASKNSVIVTIENVAEILVNVVPITKEDDRIHNYQVPKDDCFAHLEVQFRFFSLSPKVDGVLGKTYRPDFENPAKPGVAMPVVGGEDSYKTTSLLSHDCASCLFTQESSAERDTSAKMIGTLDCTKFSYGLGIVCKK; encoded by the exons ATGGAAATTACCAAAAGTAGTTCTGTCATAATCATTTTGCTAGTGTTTGTTTCAAGTTTGGTGGAGACAAATGCATattattatatgaattgttaCGGAGGAACCCGTTGCAGTGGAAAATACATAAGGTGCCCAGCAGAGTGCCCAAGCAGTGTATCGAATGATCCTAAGGCTAAGGTTTGTCAAATTGATTGCAACAAACCCACATGCAGAGCTGTTTGTAGAC ATCGCAAACCAAACTGCAATGCACCTGGATCAGGATGCTATGATCCCCGCTTCATTGGGGGAGATGGCAGAGTGTTCTACTTTCATGGAAAGAGCAATCAGCACTTCAGTCTCGTCTCTGATTCCAACCTTCAAATCAATGGTCGCTTCATCGGACACAGGCCAGCCAACAGAGCCCGTGATTACACCTGGATCCAGGCTCTTGGAGTCCTCTTCAACTCCCAAACCTTGTCAGTCGAGGCCACCAAGACGGCCAAATGGAGCAACGAGGTTGACCATCTCAACCTCACCTACAACGGAGAATTTATAGATTTAAATGAAGTCACTCTTTCCACATGGTTCTCGCCATCAAAAGACATCAAAGTCGAGAGAGTAGCCAGCAAGAACAGCGTCATAGTAACAATAGAGAATGTTGCTGAGATTCTTGTCAATGTGGTGCCAATCACTAAGGAAGACGATAGAATTCACAACTATCAAGTTCCTAAGGACGATTGCTTTGCTCACTTGGAAGTTCAGTTCAGGTTCTTCAGCTTGTCCCCAAAAGTTGACGGTGTTCTTGGAAAGACTTACAGGCCAGATTTCGAGAACCCGGCGAAGCCAGGTGTCGCAATGCCGGTTGTTGGTGGGGAAGACAGTTACAAGACAACATCATTGCTTTCTCATGATTGTGCTTCTTGTTTGTTCACTCAAGAAAGTTCTGCTGAGAGAGATACCTCTGCTAAAATGATCGGCACACTTGATTGCACTAAATTTTCTTATGGATTGGGAATCGTTTGCAAGAAATGA
- the LOC112737885 gene encoding phytohormone-binding protein CSBP, with product MLKEFITQAEVGVGLETLWTAFAKDFPNIVPKALPDIVKDVQLTQGNGGIGTILIFNFLPDARSVTHYQREKITEFDEVNHEIGLQVIEGGYLNQGLTYYKTTFQLSSIEDHRTLVNVKISYDHESSSEVEESVKTLKTSQSTLFFLKSLEKYLLNEA from the exons ATGCTAAAGGAATTCATTACACAAGCAGAGGTTGGTGTAGGGTTAGAAACCCTGTGGACAGCTTTCGCAAAGGATTTTCCAAACATAGTTCCGAAAGCTCTCCCAGATATTGTGAAAGATGTGCAGCTGACCCAAGGCAATGGAGGAATTGGAACGATcctcatctttaattttttgcCTG ATGCAAGAAGTGTAACTCATTACCAGAGGGAGAAGATCACTGAATTTGATGAAGTTAACCATGAAATTGGGCTGCAAGTGATTGAAGGGGGTTATCTGAATCAAGGTTTAACATACTACAAGACTACTTTTCAACTTTCTTCAATAGAAGATCATCGGACTTTGGTCAACGTGAAAATCTCCTATGACCATGAATCATCATCAGAGGTAGAAGAAAGTGTCAAGACATTGAAGACATCGCAGTCCACTTTATTCTTTCTTAAAAGCCTAGAAAAATATCTGTTGAATGAGGCTTGA